One genomic segment of Paenibacillus sp. FSL H8-0332 includes these proteins:
- the spoIIIAF gene encoding stage III sporulation protein AF: MSWLSSWLHELILVVLMAAFVEMLLPSKSMERYARLVLSLLVLLTMLSPLVSLLKGDASKELTVAMQQQERSGGLLYGPGDAPDSLDKILADGRMLAAGARDQSLKLAAEEIAGQMRDQITGSTGLGGVKVTVALAMGPNPSAPLGEEVPLISSVTVALPPEQGVTGGTVPGAGTAALPSAAPIQINPVKPVQVSLEGSGGEGEAQEAASSGGSAPASSSSGSGTEGTQETQTEEAGTIIKLLEQNWNLDPALIKVQSSGAGTVKS, from the coding sequence ATGTCCTGGCTCAGCAGTTGGCTCCATGAGCTGATTCTCGTCGTGCTGATGGCAGCATTTGTGGAGATGCTGCTGCCCAGTAAATCCATGGAACGCTACGCCAGGCTGGTGCTCAGTCTGCTGGTTCTGCTGACGATGCTCAGCCCGCTCGTCTCTCTGCTGAAGGGGGATGCCAGCAAGGAGCTGACCGTGGCGATGCAGCAGCAGGAGAGAAGCGGAGGGCTGCTGTACGGGCCGGGCGACGCACCGGATTCGCTGGACAAGATTCTGGCAGACGGGCGGATGCTCGCCGCCGGAGCACGTGACCAGAGCTTGAAGCTGGCTGCCGAGGAAATCGCCGGCCAGATGCGCGACCAGATTACCGGGAGCACCGGGCTCGGCGGGGTGAAGGTCACGGTGGCGCTGGCTATGGGGCCGAATCCAAGTGCGCCACTGGGCGAGGAGGTGCCGCTAATCTCTTCGGTCACGGTAGCTCTTCCGCCGGAGCAGGGCGTCACCGGGGGCACTGTCCCGGGCGCTGGTACCGCTGCCCTCCCGTCAGCTGCGCCCATTCAGATTAACCCTGTGAAGCCGGTCCAGGTCAGCCTGGAGGGCAGCGGCGGGGAGGGTGAAGCGCAGGAAGCGGCCTCCTCAGGGGGTTCGGCTCCGGCGTCATCCTCTTCCGGGAGCGGCACTGAGGGAACGCAGGAGACCCAAACGGAGGAAGCTGGAACGATTATCAAGCTGCTGGAGCAGAACTGGAACCTGGACCCCGCTCTGATCAAGGTGCAGAGCAGCGGGGCCGGTACCGTGAAATCATAA
- the nusB gene encoding transcription antitermination factor NusB — MKRRLAREIIVQSLYQMEMNDVEVTEAVDMLIEEAADENETERVITDEIELKAYVVTHVNGVWEHKMAIDDMLEHYLKGWQMSRLSRVDRQILRLATFEMIFASDVPAKVSVNEAIDLAKHFGTEDSGKFVNGVLGKMIQDVDTLRAEL; from the coding sequence ATGAAGAGACGTTTAGCGAGAGAAATTATTGTGCAAAGCCTGTACCAGATGGAAATGAACGATGTTGAGGTTACCGAGGCGGTTGACATGCTGATTGAAGAGGCGGCGGATGAGAACGAAACCGAGCGCGTCATTACGGATGAGATCGAACTGAAAGCTTATGTAGTTACGCATGTCAACGGCGTGTGGGAGCACAAAATGGCGATTGACGATATGCTGGAGCATTACCTCAAGGGCTGGCAGATGAGCCGCCTGTCACGCGTGGACCGTCAGATTCTGCGCCTGGCCACCTTCGAGATGATCTTCGCCAGCGATGTGCCGGCCAAGGTGTCTGTCAATGAGGCGATTGATCTGGCCAAGCATTTCGGCACAGAAGATTCCGGTAAATTCGTGAACGGCGTCCTTGGTAAAATGATTCAGGATGTGGATACGCTTAGAGCTGAGCTGTAA
- the accC gene encoding acetyl-CoA carboxylase biotin carboxylase subunit: MNIQKVLIANRGEIAVRIIRACRELGIATVAVYSEPDRDSLHVRLADEAYCIGPTPAKDSYLNFTNIMSVATLTECDAVHPGYGFLAENADFAEICESCNITFIGPSPDAITRMGDKAVAKETMKQAGVPIIPGSDGIVGDLDEAVMLGRDIGYPLIVKATAGGGGKGIRIAEDEESLVKQITAAQQEAQKNFGNAGVYLEKFLTGMKHVEIQIIADNHGNVVHLGERDCSVQRRRQKLVEEAPCSILTPETREAMGQAAVRAAQAVNYSGAGTLEFLLSPDGQFYFMEMNTRIQVEHPVTEMVTGVDLIKEMISVAEGNTLSFTQEDIVINGWSIECRINAEDPERNFMPSPGKIGFYLPPGGFGVRVDSAAYPGYTISPFYDSMIAKLIVWAPTRDEAVAKMKRALAEFAVEGIHTTIPFHQRLLEHPVFLDGNFDIKFLEEYEI, translated from the coding sequence ATGAACATTCAAAAAGTGTTGATTGCTAACCGCGGCGAAATTGCGGTCCGCATTATCAGGGCCTGCCGCGAGCTGGGTATTGCCACCGTGGCTGTCTATTCGGAGCCGGACCGCGATTCCCTGCATGTCCGCCTGGCTGATGAGGCGTACTGCATCGGACCGACACCCGCCAAGGACAGCTATTTGAACTTTACTAATATTATGAGCGTTGCTACGCTGACGGAATGCGATGCCGTTCATCCCGGCTATGGCTTCCTGGCCGAGAATGCCGATTTCGCCGAGATCTGTGAATCCTGCAATATTACTTTCATTGGCCCGTCTCCGGATGCGATTACGCGGATGGGCGACAAGGCAGTAGCCAAAGAGACGATGAAGCAGGCGGGAGTTCCGATTATTCCGGGCTCCGACGGGATTGTCGGCGACTTGGATGAAGCCGTGATGCTCGGCCGTGATATCGGGTATCCGCTTATCGTAAAGGCTACGGCAGGCGGCGGCGGCAAGGGCATCCGCATCGCCGAGGATGAAGAGTCACTAGTGAAGCAGATTACCGCTGCCCAGCAGGAAGCGCAGAAGAATTTTGGCAACGCCGGAGTCTATCTGGAGAAGTTCCTGACCGGCATGAAGCATGTGGAGATTCAGATCATCGCCGATAATCATGGCAACGTAGTCCATCTGGGCGAACGTGACTGCTCGGTGCAGCGCCGCCGCCAGAAGCTGGTGGAGGAAGCGCCTTGCTCCATCCTTACACCGGAGACCCGTGAGGCGATGGGCCAAGCGGCTGTAAGGGCCGCACAAGCGGTTAATTATTCTGGTGCAGGCACCCTGGAATTCCTGCTCAGTCCTGACGGTCAGTTCTACTTCATGGAGATGAATACCCGTATCCAGGTGGAGCATCCCGTAACTGAGATGGTTACCGGAGTGGATCTGATCAAGGAAATGATCTCTGTGGCAGAAGGCAACACACTCTCCTTTACCCAGGAGGATATTGTCATCAACGGATGGTCGATCGAATGCCGGATCAATGCCGAGGACCCTGAGCGTAATTTCATGCCTTCTCCCGGCAAAATTGGCTTCTATCTGCCTCCCGGCGGATTTGGAGTGCGGGTGGACAGCGCGGCGTACCCGGGCTATACCATTTCACCTTTTTATGACTCCATGATTGCCAAGCTGATCGTCTGGGCCCCGACGCGGGATGAGGCGGTCGCTAAGATGAAGCGTGCACTGGCCGAATTTGCGGTGGAGGGCATACATACCACGATTCCATTCCACCAGAGACTGCTGGAGCATCCGGTGTTTTTGGACGGTAACTTCGATATCAAGTTCCTTGAAGAGTATGAAATTTAG
- the amaP gene encoding alkaline shock response membrane anchor protein AmaP: MAKILDRLLLFLYSLSIGILSVIAILLLSGVIPDKYEISDGPAVYITAISVAVILFLLSIRFFYISLRRDRASLPSVDQRTEYGDIQISMETIENLSLKAAGKVKGIRDLKSRIRVSQAGLEIMIRAVVDGEHSLPLLTTDVQRQVHDFVQETTGIPVADVSVYIANLTQSPSFKSRVE, encoded by the coding sequence GTGGCCAAAATTCTGGACAGGCTTCTGCTGTTCCTTTACAGCTTAAGTATTGGAATACTATCTGTAATTGCCATCCTCCTCTTAAGCGGTGTCATTCCGGACAAGTATGAGATTTCGGACGGACCGGCGGTCTATATCACTGCGATCTCCGTGGCCGTCATTCTGTTCCTGCTGAGCATCCGCTTCTTCTACATTTCCCTGCGCCGCGACCGTGCCTCCCTGCCGTCTGTTGATCAGCGGACAGAGTACGGGGATATTCAGATCTCGATGGAGACCATTGAGAACCTGAGTCTGAAGGCTGCGGGCAAAGTGAAGGGCATCCGTGACCTGAAATCGCGCATCCGTGTCTCGCAGGCAGGTCTTGAGATTATGATCCGTGCGGTCGTCGACGGCGAGCATTCGCTGCCTCTGCTTACTACGGATGTACAGCGCCAGGTGCATGATTTCGTACAGGAGACAACCGGAATTCCGGTTGCCGATGTGTCTGTATACATTGCTAACCTCACACAGTCACCAAGCTTCAAAAGTCGAGTGGAATAG
- a CDS encoding SpoIIIAH-like family protein, whose protein sequence is MKGKRQTIWLVSMLSLMVVLSAYYLFTEDSGAPLPKETAGSIQVDTIKDGTGGGTATTLDSGLVIKEVNTNKGIAVGTVDDSSKTGKDEVASTVTTEDSTTPAVIDDSSVIADSSNTATDTTAATDKATTATADKGKDTAATKDSKDSKENKDTKDSKDSKDTSAAVDKTPAKDDKAILDEMASQSVSASSLFTNYLYEREQKNLKDHNDLLALINNMDKTPAENATAQEQLSKLEEKESKITGIEEKLQQKYGEAIVKEEAGDAYTIVVLSDKLDVKQAVGIVDFVMKELSVTQDKIKVQYVSEQ, encoded by the coding sequence ATGAAGGGCAAAAGACAAACGATTTGGCTGGTTTCTATGCTCAGTTTGATGGTAGTGCTCTCTGCATATTATCTGTTCACGGAAGATTCGGGTGCTCCCCTCCCCAAAGAAACCGCAGGCAGCATCCAGGTGGACACCATAAAAGACGGGACGGGCGGCGGGACAGCCACTACGCTGGACAGCGGACTTGTCATCAAAGAGGTCAACACGAACAAAGGGATTGCGGTAGGAACCGTGGATGACAGCAGCAAGACCGGCAAGGATGAAGTGGCATCGACAGTGACAACTGAGGACAGTACGACTCCGGCCGTGATAGATGACAGCAGTGTGATTGCTGACAGCAGCAACACAGCTACGGATACAACTGCTGCAACGGATAAAGCGACCACAGCTACGGCTGACAAAGGCAAGGATACGGCTGCCACCAAAGACAGCAAGGACAGCAAGGAGAATAAGGACACTAAGGACAGCAAAGACAGCAAGGATACGTCGGCCGCTGTAGATAAAACTCCGGCGAAGGACGATAAGGCAATCCTGGATGAAATGGCTTCGCAGAGCGTATCAGCCAGCAGCCTGTTCACGAACTACCTGTACGAACGCGAGCAGAAGAACCTGAAGGACCACAATGATCTGCTGGCGCTGATTAACAATATGGATAAGACCCCGGCCGAGAATGCTACAGCCCAGGAGCAGCTCAGCAAGCTGGAAGAGAAGGAATCCAAAATCACCGGGATTGAAGAAAAGCTTCAACAGAAATACGGTGAGGCGATTGTGAAAGAAGAAGCCGGTGACGCCTACACGATCGTGGTGCTCAGCGATAAGCTGGATGTGAAGCAGGCCGTGGGCATCGTGGATTTTGTAATGAAGGAACTGAGCGTTACCCAGGACAAGATTAAGGTCCAATACGTCTCGGAGCAGTAA
- the spoIIIAA gene encoding stage III sporulation protein AA gives MANDWLLLFPEKVRALLGGLPAALLGKVEEIRVREGRPLEINYSGKYHFIGAGGSLTQLPGEAYRPDREDTHRLLDLISNHSLYTMEEELRKGFITIPGGHRIGLCGRTVLSGGGVEHLRDITGFNVRIAREVHGIADGVLPYLLDRGRQRVMHTLILSPPQHGKTTLLRDLARQLSAGTSGGREGSRPGLKVGIVDERSEIAGSRRGIPAFDVGPRTDILDGCPKAEGMMMMIRSLSPDVLIADEIGRMEDAEAVTEALHAGISVVASAHGKEVSELARRPGLGGLLEHRMFERYVILQRGASGLSFRILDGQKRGLLLVSPEEQQVSGGDRHA, from the coding sequence ATGGCTAATGACTGGCTTCTGTTGTTTCCTGAAAAAGTAAGAGCGCTGCTCGGCGGTCTCCCCGCTGCGCTCCTGGGCAAGGTGGAGGAGATTCGCGTCCGTGAGGGCCGGCCGCTAGAGATCAACTATTCCGGCAAGTATCATTTCATTGGCGCGGGTGGCAGCCTGACCCAGCTACCCGGTGAGGCTTACCGGCCAGACCGGGAGGATACACACCGGCTGCTGGACCTCATCAGCAATCATTCCCTCTATACGATGGAAGAGGAGCTGCGCAAGGGCTTCATCACGATCCCCGGTGGACACCGGATCGGCCTCTGCGGCCGGACGGTGCTGAGCGGGGGCGGTGTGGAGCATCTGCGCGATATTACCGGCTTCAACGTGCGGATTGCCCGTGAGGTGCACGGCATCGCCGACGGCGTGCTGCCGTATCTGCTGGACCGGGGACGGCAGCGGGTCATGCATACGCTGATTCTGTCCCCGCCGCAGCATGGCAAGACCACGCTGCTGCGCGATTTGGCCAGACAGCTGTCAGCAGGCACAAGCGGCGGCCGGGAGGGCAGCCGGCCGGGGCTGAAGGTTGGCATCGTCGATGAACGCTCCGAGATCGCAGGCAGCCGCCGGGGAATTCCGGCCTTCGATGTCGGGCCGCGCACGGACATTCTGGATGGCTGTCCCAAGGCGGAAGGCATGATGATGATGATCCGCTCCCTGTCACCCGATGTGCTGATCGCCGATGAAATCGGCCGCATGGAGGACGCAGAGGCGGTGACCGAGGCGCTGCACGCCGGGATCTCGGTGGTCGCTTCCGCGCATGGCAAGGAAGTGTCCGAGCTGGCCCGGCGGCCCGGCCTTGGCGGGTTGCTGGAGCACCGGATGTTCGAGCGGTATGTGATCCTGCAACGCGGAGCTTCCGGCTTATCCTTCCGCATTCTGGACGGCCAGAAGCGCGGGCTGCTGCTTGTCTCGCCGGAGGAGCAGCAGGTGTCAGGGGGTGACCGCCATGCTTAA
- the spoIIIAE gene encoding stage III sporulation protein AE, with translation MQEHSIFRPPKGVKALLLLPALLLVLQLLLLCGNTASATSATSATSATSAASAAPAPSAPATGGSGGRASPVDQWVKGQVEHLPKDKVESYWDQLMKDYGGFFPEGRTPSLMDMLLPGDKGLSFKSVLSGLMNFMWHEVLYNGKLLVTIVMISVLSMILETLQTAFERKSVSKIAYMLCYMVVLVIAVNSFNVAIGYAKDAIDRMIDFMMAMIPLLFALLASMGNIVTVSVTHPLIVFMIHTVGTLIHTLVFPLLFFSAVLHLVSAMSEKYKLTHLANLLRNIGAGLLGVLLTVFLGVISVRGITSSVTDGVTIRAAKYITGNFVPVIGKMFADATDTVISASLLVKNAIGLSGVIIILFLCAFPAIKILILALIYNLAAAVMQPLGETPIVTCLQTIGKSMIYVFAALAAVSLMFFLAVTIMLTAGNVTVMMR, from the coding sequence ATGCAGGAGCATAGTATTTTTCGGCCGCCAAAAGGGGTAAAAGCGCTCTTGCTTCTGCCAGCCCTGCTGCTGGTGCTCCAGCTGCTTCTGCTGTGTGGAAACACGGCGAGTGCTACGAGTGCTACAAGTGCTACAAGTGCTACAAGTGCTGCAAGTGCGGCTCCGGCTCCGTCAGCACCAGCCACAGGCGGCAGCGGAGGCCGGGCGTCTCCCGTTGACCAGTGGGTGAAAGGGCAGGTGGAGCATCTGCCAAAGGACAAGGTGGAGTCTTACTGGGACCAGCTGATGAAGGATTACGGGGGATTTTTCCCGGAGGGCCGGACGCCTTCCTTGATGGATATGCTGCTGCCGGGGGATAAGGGCTTAAGCTTCAAAAGCGTCTTGTCCGGCCTGATGAACTTCATGTGGCATGAGGTGCTCTACAACGGCAAGCTGCTGGTCACGATTGTGATGATCAGTGTGCTGAGCATGATTCTGGAGACGCTGCAGACCGCTTTTGAACGGAAATCAGTCAGTAAGATCGCTTATATGCTCTGCTACATGGTGGTGCTGGTTATCGCCGTTAACAGCTTCAATGTTGCTATCGGCTATGCCAAGGATGCCATCGACCGGATGATCGACTTCATGATGGCTATGATTCCGCTGCTGTTCGCGCTGCTGGCCTCGATGGGCAATATCGTCACGGTGTCGGTGACCCATCCGCTGATCGTGTTCATGATCCATACCGTAGGCACGCTGATTCATACGCTCGTCTTCCCGCTGCTGTTCTTCTCGGCAGTGCTGCATCTGGTGAGCGCCATGTCGGAGAAATACAAGCTGACCCATCTGGCAAATCTGCTGCGCAATATTGGGGCCGGACTGCTCGGAGTGTTGCTAACTGTGTTCCTCGGCGTGATCTCGGTCAGGGGGATTACCAGCTCGGTTACAGACGGTGTGACTATACGCGCCGCCAAATATATTACAGGGAATTTCGTGCCGGTGATTGGTAAAATGTTCGCGGACGCCACGGACACGGTGATCTCGGCCTCCCTGCTGGTGAAGAACGCCATCGGGCTGTCGGGAGTTATCATTATCCTCTTCCTGTGCGCGTTCCCGGCAATCAAAATTCTGATCCTCGCCCTGATCTACAATCTGGCCGCCGCCGTCATGCAGCCGCTGGGCGAGACACCGATTGTGACCTGCCTGCAGACGATTGGCAAAAGCATGATTTACGTCTTCGCTGCGCTGGCCGCGGTCTCGCTGATGTTCTTCCTGGCGGTAACCATCATGCTGACTGCGGGCAATGTGACCGTGATGATGCGATAG
- the spoIIIAB gene encoding stage III sporulation protein SpoIIIAB → MLKLLGAVLIVLAGTLAGFKRAAQYADRPRHIRALIAAFQRLETEIQYGYTPLPEALRRIGMQTKVPLRAFFLMAADEMNPPHNHSAEEAIRRAMEAHWSSASLRGTEKEIVRQLSCTLGTSDRPNQSTHIALALQQLKQEETAAREDQGKYEKVSKSLGLLLGALIVILIF, encoded by the coding sequence ATGCTTAAGCTGCTTGGCGCGGTACTGATCGTGCTGGCCGGTACGCTGGCCGGCTTCAAACGGGCAGCCCAGTACGCCGACCGGCCGAGGCATATCCGGGCCTTGATTGCGGCGTTCCAGCGGCTGGAGACCGAGATCCAATATGGCTACACGCCGCTGCCGGAGGCGCTGCGCCGGATCGGGATGCAGACGAAGGTGCCGCTGAGAGCCTTCTTCCTTATGGCGGCGGATGAGATGAATCCGCCGCATAACCACAGTGCGGAAGAGGCCATCCGGCGGGCCATGGAGGCCCACTGGAGCAGTGCATCGCTGCGGGGAACGGAGAAGGAGATCGTCCGGCAGCTAAGCTGCACGCTCGGAACCAGTGACCGGCCGAATCAGAGCACGCATATTGCACTGGCTTTACAGCAATTGAAGCAGGAGGAGACAGCGGCCAGAGAAGATCAGGGCAAGTATGAGAAGGTGAGTAAAAGCCTGGGTCTGCTGCTTGGAGCATTGATCGTCATTTTGATCTTTTAG
- the spoIIIAG gene encoding stage III sporulation protein AG has translation MGNWLKKLEQWAGGGNGSPKRSHTFRWLIIIGLLGVAIMLFNSFVNVKKLDNENTGREPPDSEASQTVLQPEAGSANSFDSIELAMENRTKGILEKIVGVGTVDIMVTVDSTEEIIVQRNMNDSQQQSEETDASGGKRHTTQYTRDGQIVTYTQSGNEAPIITKRVKPQVRGVLVVAKGAENKVVRSLIEQAVEKGLNVPVYRISVVPRKQE, from the coding sequence ATGGGCAATTGGCTGAAAAAGCTGGAGCAGTGGGCCGGAGGCGGCAACGGCAGCCCGAAGCGCAGCCACACCTTCCGCTGGCTGATCATTATCGGCCTGCTGGGCGTTGCGATCATGCTGTTCAATTCCTTCGTGAATGTGAAGAAGCTGGACAACGAGAACACGGGACGTGAACCGCCGGACAGCGAGGCCTCGCAGACGGTCCTGCAGCCGGAGGCCGGGAGCGCGAATTCTTTTGACAGCATCGAACTGGCGATGGAGAACCGCACGAAGGGGATTCTGGAGAAGATCGTGGGGGTCGGTACTGTGGATATCATGGTCACCGTAGATTCCACAGAGGAGATTATCGTGCAGCGCAATATGAATGACTCGCAGCAGCAAAGTGAAGAAACGGATGCCAGCGGCGGTAAACGCCATACCACCCAGTACACCAGGGACGGCCAGATCGTCACTTACACCCAGTCAGGGAACGAGGCTCCGATCATCACCAAGCGGGTGAAGCCTCAGGTACGGGGAGTGCTGGTGGTCGCCAAAGGGGCAGAGAACAAGGTCGTGCGCAGTCTGATTGAGCAGGCGGTTGAAAAAGGGCTTAACGTACCGGTCTACAGGATTTCTGTTGTCCCGCGCAAGCAAGAATAG
- the spoIIIAD gene encoding stage III sporulation protein AD produces the protein MEIIQIVGIGILATVLILVLKEQKPVFAFLLTTAAGILIFLFLIGKIGTILGTLERVAESSGMEMIHIKTVFKIIGISYIAEFGAQIVRDAGQESIASKIELAGKVLIMVLAVPIISIIIETVMKLLPA, from the coding sequence ATGGAAATCATTCAGATTGTGGGAATTGGCATCTTGGCGACCGTCCTCATCCTCGTCCTGAAGGAACAAAAACCGGTATTCGCCTTCCTGCTGACCACTGCGGCCGGCATTCTGATCTTCCTGTTCCTGATCGGCAAGATCGGAACGATTCTCGGTACGCTGGAGCGGGTCGCGGAGTCCTCCGGGATGGAAATGATCCATATCAAAACCGTGTTCAAAATCATCGGCATCTCCTATATCGCGGAATTCGGGGCGCAGATCGTGAGGGATGCCGGGCAGGAATCGATTGCTTCCAAGATTGAGCTGGCCGGCAAGGTGCTGATCATGGTGCTGGCTGTTCCGATCATCAGCATAATTATTGAAACGGTCATGAAGCTGCTGCCAGCTTGA
- a CDS encoding DUF2273 domain-containing protein, producing the protein MSWREVWGSHGGRITGVAFGVFLGLIYLISGFWDMLFFALVVFIGYTFGKRKDTAQGPLFQWQEIVERLSGRWRPFK; encoded by the coding sequence ATGTCCTGGAGAGAAGTATGGGGAAGTCACGGAGGTAGAATTACCGGAGTTGCCTTCGGTGTCTTTCTCGGATTGATTTATCTGATTAGCGGTTTTTGGGATATGCTGTTCTTTGCACTGGTAGTGTTCATCGGATATACGTTCGGCAAAAGAAAGGATACCGCGCAGGGTCCCCTGTTTCAATGGCAGGAGATCGTAGAGCGGCTGTCCGGACGCTGGCGCCCCTTCAAATGA
- a CDS encoding YqhV family protein has product MSGLRLLSGSVEIAAALIMLKLNQVDKALAVNSGLALVGPTILILTTAVGLTGMAEQLSWGKLGWIGCGVAILLFGILKK; this is encoded by the coding sequence ATGTCTGGCCTGCGGCTGCTGTCCGGCAGTGTGGAGATTGCGGCGGCCTTGATTATGCTGAAGCTGAATCAGGTGGATAAGGCGCTGGCTGTCAATTCGGGACTGGCGCTTGTCGGCCCTACGATCCTCATTCTGACCACGGCTGTCGGCCTTACAGGGATGGCAGAGCAGCTGTCCTGGGGCAAGCTTGGCTGGATTGGCTGCGGGGTGGCTATTCTCTTATTCGGGATTCTGAAGAAATGA
- a CDS encoding Asp23/Gls24 family envelope stress response protein — protein MSTLPTEYERTEIGEIQIAPEVIEVIAGLATVEVKGVAGMSGGFAGGIVELLGRKNLSKGVKVEVGQREAAVDVSVIIEYGYRLPEVAAEIQRNVKRSIETMTGLTVVEVNVHIHDVQFKSNTSIDKSEDIDAVIRVK, from the coding sequence ATGAGTACATTGCCGACAGAATATGAACGTACGGAAATCGGTGAAATCCAGATCGCTCCTGAAGTGATCGAGGTGATCGCCGGTTTGGCAACCGTTGAGGTGAAAGGTGTGGCCGGAATGAGCGGCGGTTTCGCCGGCGGAATCGTGGAGCTTCTCGGACGCAAGAATTTGTCCAAAGGGGTTAAGGTTGAGGTAGGACAGCGCGAGGCTGCGGTGGATGTGTCTGTTATCATCGAATACGGCTACCGTCTTCCGGAAGTAGCTGCCGAAATCCAGCGCAATGTTAAGCGTTCCATCGAAACCATGACCGGTCTGACCGTTGTGGAAGTGAACGTGCATATTCATGATGTGCAGTTCAAAAGCAATACAAGCATTGACAAGAGCGAAGATATCGATGCGGTTATCCGTGTGAAGTAA
- the accB gene encoding acetyl-CoA carboxylase biotin carboxyl carrier protein, whose protein sequence is MFKLSEIKELIQLLDQTSSVHELEIESEGMKLAIRKPDRSEAEGTVIQAAPYTYPFTPAPQPQSPQIIAPPAVSEVPDAAQQPATSAEGALHKIVSPMVGTFYSAASPETPSFVNVGDRVNEKSTVCIIEAMKLMNELEAEVQGEIVSVLVENGQLVEYGQPLFLVRAE, encoded by the coding sequence ATGTTCAAGTTAAGCGAGATTAAGGAATTGATTCAATTGCTGGACCAGACTTCCTCCGTGCACGAGCTGGAGATTGAAAGCGAAGGTATGAAGCTGGCTATCCGCAAACCGGATCGCTCTGAAGCTGAAGGAACAGTAATTCAGGCGGCTCCTTATACCTATCCCTTTACGCCAGCCCCGCAGCCGCAAAGTCCGCAGATTATTGCCCCTCCGGCTGTCAGTGAAGTTCCTGATGCGGCGCAGCAGCCCGCAACCTCCGCTGAAGGCGCATTACATAAAATCGTCTCGCCGATGGTAGGGACCTTCTATAGTGCCGCTTCACCGGAGACGCCTTCCTTTGTCAATGTCGGAGACCGGGTGAATGAGAAATCCACAGTCTGCATCATTGAAGCAATGAAGCTGATGAATGAGCTGGAAGCTGAAGTGCAGGGCGAGATTGTCTCTGTTCTGGTTGAGAACGGCCAACTGGTGGAATACGGCCAGCCGCTGTTTCTGGTGAGAGCGGAATAA
- the spoIIIAC gene encoding stage III sporulation protein AC, producing the protein MNIEVNAIFQIAGIGIIIAMIHTVLKQMGKEDIAHWVTIVGFIIVLFMVIRMLDGLLQEIKTIFLFQ; encoded by the coding sequence ATGAATATTGAAGTCAACGCGATCTTTCAGATTGCCGGCATCGGCATCATTATCGCCATGATCCACACGGTGCTTAAGCAGATGGGCAAAGAGGATATCGCCCACTGGGTAACGATTGTCGGCTTTATCATCGTCCTGTTCATGGTCATCCGGATGCTGGATGGGCTGCTGCAGGAAATCAAAACGATTTTTCTTTTTCAATAG